One genomic region from Cucumis melo cultivar AY chromosome 9, USDA_Cmelo_AY_1.0, whole genome shotgun sequence encodes:
- the LOC103482576 gene encoding actin-depolymerizing factor 7 isoform X2, with the protein MAVRDECKLKFLELKAKRNYRFIIFKIEQQEVVVEKLGRPDETYEDFTGSLPADECRYAVFDFDFITDENCQKSKIFFIAWSPDISKVRSKMVYASSKDRFKRELDGIQFELQATDPSEMSFDIVKARAF; encoded by the exons TTTGGAACTAAAAGCAAAGAGAAACTACAGATTCATCATTTTCAAGATTGAACAACAAGAAGTTGTTGTAGAGAAATTGGGAAGACCAGACGAAACATATGAGGATTTCACTGGATCTCTCCCTGCAGATGAGTGCCGCTACGCTGTGTTCGATTTTGACTTCATTACTGATGAGAATTGTCAGAAGAGCAAGATCTTCTTCATTGCATG GTCACCGGACATATCAAAGGTGAGAAGTAAAATGGTGTATGCAAGCTCGAAGGATAGATTCAAAAGAGAATTAGATGGAATTCAATTTGAGTTGCAAGCAACGGATCCAAGTGAGATGAGCTTTGACATTGTCAAGGCACGTGCATTTTAA